The Rhinoraja longicauda isolate Sanriku21f chromosome 19, sRhiLon1.1, whole genome shotgun sequence genome includes a window with the following:
- the LOC144602909 gene encoding zinc finger SWIM domain-containing protein 1-like, which translates to MCMAAGDSAGGGSTHVQVGLGTCGRRQCACAGRPAVPADEERPESGDPAARTRMSRGGISLPTPSDPRVAMSQVVGFRVGAEIDYVCIHGGKLFKTKGSGKRTIQRTNKMKCLCVIKVRLSADGNKFVVKEMNESHNHTVPQGTVVVVVNKANVLQAIYYQDGRMKQTFERFPEVLLVGATYSWAGLWLPTYLLLAIDGNGESELACLWFLQSEERETVRQLLRIFRQKNPAAEGTRAVVVGGQACDGELVTDVLPHCKLLACLAHTLSVFQDHVTAEKLHVTAGQQSQLLQILHSMCYATSTEDYDLLYRQLLDSNAESAVDYFHKTWHGSRRQWVEGFKHENESYLTSTLQRVQVMSQRLAAAVEDFSDVTSFTRDLLKSVDILRAECDQRVLQSEPPAGPEDNSAESSYRALLTDFAFRRVRTELQEAESVSFLSVEAERAWPVCRRRALVTDQASCQCAFRTSMRLPCRHVLALRRLLGSDLFEPSLCAARWTQEHFLGGQLPPASPRERAKVQQERYRQALKVARKLSSLAARCPAEDFGRCLAVMTAVTDIWARGGQVQVTETNVTGATEQESSSPATEAS; encoded by the exons atgtgcatggCGGCCGGGGACAGTGCGGGCGGCGGCAGTACGCATGTGCAGGTCGGGCTGGGGACgtgcgggcggcggcagtgcgcatgtgcagggcggccggCGGTACCGGCGGATGAGGAGCGGCCGGAGAGCGGAGACCCGGCGGCCCGGACACGGATGTCgaggg GTGGGATCAGTCTGCCAACTCCATCTGACCCACGTGTAGCCATGTCCCAGGTGGTGGGTTTCCGAGTGGGCGCCGAGATCGACTACGTGTGCATTCACGGCGGCAAGTTATTCAAGACCAAAGGATCCGGCAAAAGGACAATCCAGAG AACCAACAAGATGAAGTGTCTCTGTGTCATTAAAGTCCGTCTCTCTGCGGATGGAAACAAGTTTGTGGTGAAAGAGATGAATGAATCGCATAACCACACAGTGCCGCAG ggcacggtggtggtggtggtgaacaagGCCAACGTGTTGCAGGCCATCTACTACCAGGACGGCCGCATGAAGCAGACCTTCGAGAGGTTCCCCGAGGTGCTGCTGGTGGGTGCCACCTACAGCTGGGCGGGCCTGTGGCTGCCCACCTACCTGCTGCTGGCCATCGACGGCAACGGGGAGAGTGAGCTGGcgtgcctgtggttcctgcagagcgAGGAGCGCGAGACCGTCCGGCAGCTTCTGCGCATCTTCAGGCAGAAGAACCCGGCGGCGGAGGGAACGCGGGCGGTGGTGGTCGGCGGCCAGGCGTGTGACGGGGAGCTGGTGACCGACGTGCTGCCCCACTGCAAGCTGCTGGCCTGCCTCGCCCACACCCTGAGCGTCTTCCAGGACCACGTGACCGCCGAGAAGCTGCACGTGACCGCCGGGCAACA GAGCCAGCTGCTGCAGATCCTGCACAGTATGTGTTACGCCACGTCCACTGAGGACTACGACCTGCTGTACCGCCAGCTGCTGGACTCCAACGCGGAGAGCGCCGTCGACTACTTCCACAAGACGTGGCACGGGTCCCGCCGCCAGTGGGTGGAGGGCTTCAAGCACGAGAACGAGAGCTACCTCACCAGCACCCTCCAGCGGGTGCAGGTGATGAGCCAGAGGCTGGCGGCCGCGGTCGAGGACTTCTCCGACGTGACCTCCTTCACCCGGGACCTCCTGAAGTCCGTGGACATATTGCGGGCCGAGTGCGACCAGCGGGTGTTGCAGAGTGAGCCCCCCGCAGGGCCAGAGGACAACTCCGCGGAGTCTTCCTACCGGGCGCTGCTCACCGACTTCGCCTTCCGCCGGGTGCGGACGGAGCTGCAGGAAGCAGAGTCGGTCTCCTTTCTCAGCGTGGAGGCCGAGAGGGCCTGGCCCGTGTGCCGGCGCCGGGCCCTGGTGACGGACCAGGCCAGCTGCCAGTGTGCCTTCCGCACCTCCATGAGGCTCCCCTGCCGGCACGTCCTGGCTCTCCGGCGGCTGCTGGGCTCCGACCTCTTTGAGCCCTCGCTCTGCGCCGCTCGCTGGACGCAGGAGCACTTCCTCGGCGGTCAGCTCCCGCCCGCGTCGCCGAGGGAGCGGGCCAAGGTGCAGCAGGAGCGATACCGCCAGGCCCTCAAGGTAGCTCGCAAACTCTCCTCCCTCGCCGCCCGGTGTCCGGCCGAAGACTTTGGCAGGTGCCTGGCGGTCATGACGGCCGTCACCGACATCTGGGCCAGAGGTGGCCAGGTGCAAGTCACCGAAACCAATG tgactggtgcaacagAGCAAGAATCGTCGTCTCCA